TGGTTGGCGCCCGTGGCTGCTGGTGAGGTAAATGTCGTTCATATCCAGCAAAATCCGGGCGCACAAATATTGGATCGCGCTAATACCGGAGATGATGTGGATATTTTGTCCAGAAAAATGTTCCGTGATTCGTTTACCAATGCCATAAAAGAGGGGATCTCCTGATGCCAGCACGACTATTTGCCGATGCTGATTCTGTTCAAGCCATTGCATCAATCCATCCACATCAGCATCCAAACGACGGGTTTCCCTCTTGAAATGGGGAAATTCAGCGAGATGGCGCTTGCCTGCGACCAACACTTCCGCCTGCCTGATAGCATCTAACGCCGCCAATGTTTGGTTTGCAGCGGCACCTGGGCCAATACCAACAACGGTAATCATCGGCAAGCCTCCGTAAAATCCTTCACTATCGTGTCCACAGGCCGATTGCAGCCCAATATCTGGTTA
The sequence above is drawn from the Xenorhabdus ishibashii genome and encodes:
- a CDS encoding cobalt-precorrin-7 (C(5))-methyltransferase, whose product is MITVVGIGPGAAANQTLAALDAIRQAEVLVAGKRHLAEFPHFKRETRRLDADVDGLMQWLEQNQHRQIVVLASGDPLFYGIGKRITEHFSGQNIHIISGISAIQYLCARILLDMNDIYLTSSHGRQPDFDWLLQHEKIAMVTDGIIGPYQIAQAILARGQQRRMVIGKNLSHEHERIICLPAEQVAQRGDIDYGLNVVVILNER